The Scyliorhinus torazame isolate Kashiwa2021f chromosome 10, sScyTor2.1, whole genome shotgun sequence genome contains a region encoding:
- the psmd7 gene encoding 26S proteasome non-ATPase regulatory subunit 7, with product MPDPVVEKVVVHPLVLLSVVDHFNRIGKVGNQKRVVGVLLGSWHKKVLDVSNSFAVPFDEDEKDDSVWFLDHDYLENMYGMFKKVNARERIVGWYHTGPKLHKNDIAINELMKRYCPNSVLVIIDVKPKDLGLPTEAYISVEEVHDDGTPTSKTFEHVTSEIGAEEAEEVGVEHLLRDIKDTTVGTLSQRITNQVHGLKGLNSKILEIRNYLEKVATGKLPINHQIIYQLQDVFNLLPDVNLQEFVKAFYLKTNDQMLVVYLASLIRSVVALHNLINNKIANRDAEKKEGQEKEEGKKEKKDDKEKCESKKEEKKDRK from the exons ATGCCCGACCCTGTGGTGGAGAAAGTGGTGGTTCACCCGCTGGTGTTGCTGAGCGTCGTGGATCATTTTAACAG AATAGGAAAAGTTGGAAATCAAAAACGAGTAGTTGGAGTGTTGCTGGGTTCCTGGCACAAGAAGGTACTTGATGTTTCAAACAGTTTTGCAG TTCCATTCGATGAAGATGAGAAAGATGATTCAGTTTGGTTCCTGGATCATGATTATTTGGAAAATATGTATGGGATGTTTAAGAAAGTGAATG CCAGGGAAAGGATCGTTGGATGGTACCACACTGGACCCAAGTTACACAAAAATGACATTGCTATTAATGAACTGATGAAACGATACTGTCCGAATTCT GTTTTGGTCATCATTGATGTTAAGCCAAAAGACCTGGGGCTGCCGACAGAGGCTTACATTTCAGTGGAGGAAGTTCATGAC GATGGAACTCCGACTTCCAAAACATTTGAACATGTGACGAGTGAAATAGGAGCAGAGGAAGCAGAAGAAGTTGGAGTGGAGCACTTGCTACG AGATATTAAGGACACTACAGTGGGCACACTGTCGCAGCGAATCACAAACCAAGTGCATGGTCTCAAAGGACTGAACTCAAAAATTTTAGAGATTAGGAATTACTTGGAGAAAGTAGCCACAGGGAAGTTGCCCATCAACCATCAAATTATCTACCAGCTGCAGGATGTCTTCAACTTATTGCCTGACGTTAATCTGCAGGAGTTTGTGAAAGCCTTTTACCTGAAGACGAATGATCAGATGTTGGTGGTGTATCTTGCATCACTAATTCGATCAGTAGTAGCGCTACACAACTTAATCAACAATAAAATTGCCAACAGAGATGCAGAAAAGAAGGAAGGGCAAGAAAAGGAGGAGGGAAAGAAGGAGAAGAAAGATGACAAAGAAAAATGCGAATCTAAGAAGGAAGAGAAGAAAGACAGAAAATAA